The Acidicapsa acidisoli genome contains a region encoding:
- a CDS encoding HAD family hydrolase, translating into MALRAVVFDYGMVLSGPPHLPAYEELKRITGLSRDAFEGLYWTDRHAYDRGDLSGLEFWQKFVLDAGLGLSDAEIVQLNDWDARMWTTVNPEMLHWHKQLKDKGLQTGILSNMGDSVLESIQRSFDWIGDFDVPVWSYQHRMAKPEPAIYHLLLERLGTPAEETLFLDDKIENIEAARSLGIRALQFSTVDQLRQDLISSGMDAWLPLPELRPNAPLP; encoded by the coding sequence TTGGCTTTGCGCGCAGTCGTATTTGATTATGGAATGGTGCTCAGCGGGCCCCCGCATCTGCCAGCCTATGAAGAACTTAAGCGTATCACCGGCCTCTCTCGGGATGCGTTCGAAGGGCTGTACTGGACCGACCGCCATGCTTACGATCGAGGCGACCTCAGCGGCCTCGAGTTCTGGCAGAAATTCGTGTTGGACGCGGGCCTCGGACTCTCCGACGCAGAAATCGTGCAACTCAATGACTGGGATGCCCGGATGTGGACGACCGTCAATCCGGAGATGCTTCATTGGCACAAGCAACTAAAAGACAAAGGTTTGCAGACGGGAATCCTTTCCAACATGGGTGACTCCGTTCTCGAGAGCATTCAACGGAGCTTCGACTGGATCGGAGATTTCGACGTGCCTGTATGGAGCTATCAGCACCGCATGGCCAAGCCCGAGCCCGCGATTTACCATCTTCTGCTGGAGCGGCTAGGCACGCCGGCCGAGGAAACGCTCTTCCTGGACGACAAGATCGAAAATATCGAAGCCGCACGGAGCTTAGGGATTCGCGCACTTCAGTTCTCTACCGTGGATCAACTCAGACAGGATCTGATTTCCTCCGGAATGGATGCATGGCTGCCGTTGCCAGAGTTGCGACCGAATGCGCCGCTTCCTTAG
- a CDS encoding response regulator transcription factor, with the protein MQERILVIDDEAQITRVLRAALTAQGYQVRTANDPEEGLQVYREWAPDLVITDLMMPTLTGVDVCRAIRLIASTPVLVLSVRDHERSKVEALDAGADDYVTKPFNIQELLARVRAHLRRAPERATHAIEAGDFVVDASAHSVAVMGKLIHLTPKEFDLLLYLARNAGKVMTHRALLTAVWGAQSAHQPEYLRVFVGQLRKKLEAETGKQYIQTEPWIGYRFMAEGWSETAGAEVE; encoded by the coding sequence ATGCAAGAACGGATTTTGGTAATTGACGATGAAGCGCAGATCACACGCGTGCTGAGAGCTGCGTTGACAGCGCAGGGGTATCAGGTACGCACGGCGAACGATCCCGAAGAGGGTCTGCAAGTCTACCGGGAGTGGGCTCCGGATCTGGTGATTACGGATCTGATGATGCCGACATTGACCGGGGTGGATGTCTGCCGGGCAATTCGGCTGATCGCCTCGACGCCCGTACTTGTCCTGTCGGTTCGCGATCATGAACGGTCCAAGGTGGAGGCGCTGGATGCCGGCGCCGACGACTACGTAACAAAGCCATTCAATATTCAGGAATTGCTGGCTCGCGTTCGAGCCCACCTTCGCCGCGCGCCAGAACGCGCGACGCACGCTATCGAAGCTGGAGATTTCGTGGTGGACGCTTCCGCGCACTCGGTTGCGGTGATGGGTAAGCTTATTCACTTGACACCGAAGGAATTCGACCTTTTGCTTTACCTGGCTCGCAACGCCGGTAAAGTCATGACCCATCGTGCTCTGTTGACGGCTGTTTGGGGCGCTCAATCCGCGCACCAGCCCGAGTATCTGCGCGTCTTTGTCGGGCAATTGCGCAAAAAGCTGGAAGCCGAAACAGGAAAGCAGTACATCCAGACCGAGCCGTGGATTGGCTACCGCTTCATGGCCGAGGGATGGAGTGAGACAGCGGGCGCCGAAGTGGAATAG
- a CDS encoding pyridoxal phosphate-dependent aminotransferase, with protein sequence MKLSKRTEWDTEESDLARAHRERLAAGLPVYDLTASNPTRCGFEYPADLLSPLADVAAFDYDPDPRGSLRAREAVCRYYLQRGASIEPDQVILTTSTSEAYSYLFKLLCDPDDTVLVPQPSYPLFDFLAVAEAIMLAPVPLVYDHGWQLDLEGLRRQIRSSTSVTRAVVLVHPNNPTGHFTKLDEARELASICREHGLALIVDEVFLDYGLEIAGQSEAEDTATFAARDLEIPVFIVSGISKICGLPQMKAAWLVAVGPGSRAALKRLEVLADTYLSMNAPVQSALPLWLDSRGGIQEQIRLRVRRNLAALDQILGEQGSKTNAGKAEGGVLVNHLQIEGGWYAVLRIPAIQRDEQTVRELLDLGVWVHPGYFFGMGESGWLVVSLLGAAAEFSVGISLMINYLQRNQVGYR encoded by the coding sequence ATGAAGCTTTCAAAGCGCACCGAGTGGGACACGGAAGAAAGCGATCTGGCGCGGGCCCATCGTGAGCGGCTTGCCGCTGGACTCCCGGTCTACGATTTGACCGCGTCGAATCCGACACGTTGCGGATTCGAATATCCAGCCGATCTCTTGTCTCCGCTAGCCGATGTTGCAGCGTTCGACTACGATCCCGATCCTCGGGGAAGCCTCCGCGCCAGAGAGGCGGTTTGCCGATATTACCTGCAACGTGGAGCCTCCATCGAGCCGGATCAAGTCATACTAACTACCAGCACAAGCGAGGCTTACAGCTATTTGTTCAAACTGCTTTGCGATCCTGACGATACGGTTCTGGTCCCACAGCCGAGCTATCCGCTCTTCGATTTCCTGGCGGTGGCAGAGGCCATCATGCTGGCTCCGGTTCCGCTGGTCTATGACCACGGTTGGCAACTCGACCTGGAAGGACTTCGCCGCCAGATCAGATCCTCGACTTCTGTGACTCGCGCGGTTGTGCTGGTGCATCCGAATAATCCAACGGGCCACTTCACCAAATTGGATGAGGCAAGGGAACTGGCATCTATCTGCCGCGAGCATGGCCTGGCGCTGATCGTGGATGAGGTATTTCTCGACTACGGACTTGAAATCGCCGGGCAATCGGAAGCTGAAGATACAGCGACCTTTGCCGCGCGCGATCTGGAGATTCCAGTATTTATCGTCAGCGGAATCAGCAAGATATGCGGTTTACCCCAGATGAAGGCTGCGTGGCTTGTGGCAGTTGGACCCGGCTCACGGGCAGCGTTGAAGCGTCTGGAAGTCCTGGCGGACACGTATTTGTCGATGAATGCTCCCGTACAGAGTGCGCTGCCGCTCTGGCTGGATTCGCGAGGTGGGATTCAGGAACAGATTCGGCTCCGAGTGCGCAGGAATCTCGCCGCGCTTGATCAGATCCTGGGGGAACAAGGAAGCAAGACGAACGCCGGGAAGGCTGAAGGCGGCGTTCTGGTGAACCACCTCCAGATCGAGGGCGGATGGTACGCAGTTTTGAGGATTCCAGCGATCCAGCGGGACGAGCAGACCGTGAGGGAACTGCTGGATTTAGGAGTCTGGGTACATCCAGGTTACTTTTTTGGCATGGGCGAATCAGGCTGGCTGGTGGTGAGCCTGCTTGGAGCGGCAGCGGAGTTTTCCGTGGGTATTTCCTTAATGATCAACTATTTACAGAGGAATCAAGTGGGTTACCGCTGA
- the cysD gene encoding sulfate adenylyltransferase subunit CysD — MPVVENEVDLQLEAGKTSAPPPLSHLRLLEAESIHILREVASEFERPVMLYSIGKDSSVMLRLAQKAFYPAPIPFPLLHIDTGFKFAEMLTFRDEMARSIGAELLVWRNESAIAAGTNPIALDTKRCCGLLKTQALLDALRHYKFDAAFGGARRDEEKSRAKERIYSFRDSAGQWDPKNQRPELWNLYNARIHPGESIRVFPLSNWTEMDVWQYIHEEKIPVVDLYFAKERPMYVRGDALLPIEQEFVAWPGEQPRMVKSRLRSLGCSPCTGAIRSDADTIPAIIAELLSFRSSERANRAIDHDQEGSMEIKKREGYF, encoded by the coding sequence ATGCCGGTTGTCGAAAACGAAGTCGATTTGCAATTGGAAGCAGGGAAAACGTCCGCCCCCCCGCCCCTGAGCCATCTGCGGCTGCTTGAAGCGGAAAGTATCCACATTCTGCGTGAGGTTGCCTCGGAATTTGAGCGGCCGGTGATGCTTTACTCAATCGGCAAAGACTCATCGGTTATGTTGCGCCTGGCGCAGAAGGCTTTTTACCCCGCTCCTATTCCATTCCCACTCCTGCATATCGATACCGGCTTCAAGTTCGCGGAAATGCTGACCTTCCGCGACGAGATGGCTCGCTCCATAGGTGCGGAGTTGCTTGTCTGGCGCAATGAATCGGCAATCGCCGCGGGCACCAACCCGATTGCATTGGACACTAAGCGCTGCTGCGGGCTGCTGAAGACGCAGGCTCTGCTCGATGCGCTCCGTCATTACAAATTTGATGCGGCCTTTGGTGGCGCTCGCCGCGACGAGGAGAAATCCCGCGCCAAGGAGCGGATTTATTCCTTCCGAGATAGCGCAGGGCAGTGGGACCCGAAAAATCAGCGGCCAGAGCTTTGGAATCTCTACAACGCGCGCATTCATCCCGGCGAAAGCATCCGTGTCTTTCCGCTCTCCAATTGGACCGAGATGGATGTGTGGCAGTACATCCATGAGGAAAAGATTCCCGTCGTCGATCTCTACTTCGCCAAGGAGCGGCCGATGTATGTACGCGGCGATGCGCTGCTGCCGATCGAGCAGGAGTTTGTCGCGTGGCCCGGCGAGCAGCCGCGTATGGTCAAGTCGCGCCTGCGTTCGCTTGGGTGCAGTCCATGCACCGGCGCGATTCGTTCGGATGCAGATACGATTCCTGCCATCATCGCCGAACTGCTCTCGTTTCGCTCCTCGGAACGTGCGAACCGAGCCATCGATCACGATCAGGAAGGGTCGATGGAAATCAAGAAGCGGGAGGGTTATTTCTAA
- a CDS encoding sensor histidine kinase — MEFIPVFGWLHEILRWILASAITAFVTAVLVLLRADSGTAGIIYLVLVVWSATLAGRAISIYLAVIASFLFDYYFLEPLHSIGLSGFQSWLAMVAFVVACVVVGRVAERARRQTRQAERRREDVERLYSLSQEMMLHEDAAGLIREIPRLVEHNFALNAVLLYVRDEDQLYSSVPSISVRGKSETFSPETMRQALQEVSAASEPKFELPQGYTPMNLVFGMNSVGTLAWKPATLSREVATSVAAQVAIAITRAHAIEASARLEAARAADRLRTALIDSLTHELRTPLTAIRAAATTLLDGHGLDEATRYELATIVDEESSRLDSLIGEAMEVAEIEADGIRVRPEPLHTGTFLEQAVEESHDQLATHRVTIIVQQPDNPVWFDPHVIGRVLRHLLENAARYTPPNSRIVLRSRRSLGKVEFLVEDDGPGIDPHDLPLIFDKFYRGKQSVTTAKGSGMGLSITRALMTAHGGAIDVESTPGRGTTFRIWIPLVEKSPNAGAVAEAETSPSDQGQGTTVPAATKEAAHSVATLATAAMHPFRRKSDPV; from the coding sequence ATGGAATTCATTCCGGTATTCGGTTGGTTGCACGAGATCCTGCGATGGATACTGGCTTCCGCGATCACGGCTTTTGTCACTGCGGTTCTCGTGCTGCTGCGTGCCGATTCAGGCACGGCGGGCATCATTTACTTGGTCTTGGTAGTCTGGTCCGCCACTCTCGCTGGCCGCGCGATTTCGATCTACCTGGCAGTTATCGCTTCGTTCCTATTTGACTACTATTTTCTCGAGCCGTTGCATTCAATCGGTCTCTCCGGCTTTCAATCATGGCTGGCAATGGTTGCGTTCGTCGTCGCTTGTGTGGTCGTGGGCCGCGTGGCTGAGCGCGCGCGTCGCCAAACTCGTCAAGCCGAGCGACGCCGCGAAGACGTGGAGCGCCTCTACTCTCTGAGTCAGGAGATGATGCTGCATGAAGACGCAGCGGGCCTGATCCGCGAGATTCCGCGCCTTGTCGAGCACAATTTCGCACTGAACGCAGTTCTGCTTTATGTGCGCGACGAGGACCAGCTTTATTCCTCAGTCCCCAGCATTTCCGTTCGCGGAAAGTCGGAGACATTTTCGCCAGAAACAATGCGTCAGGCGCTCCAAGAGGTCTCGGCGGCATCGGAGCCCAAATTCGAGCTTCCTCAGGGATACACGCCGATGAACCTCGTCTTCGGCATGAACAGCGTGGGAACACTGGCCTGGAAACCAGCAACTCTATCACGCGAAGTCGCCACATCCGTGGCCGCCCAGGTAGCCATCGCCATCACGCGTGCTCACGCTATTGAAGCCTCGGCCCGGCTCGAAGCCGCCCGAGCGGCAGACCGGTTGCGGACCGCATTGATCGATTCGCTGACGCACGAATTGCGCACGCCGCTTACCGCTATCCGCGCCGCCGCGACCACATTGCTTGACGGTCACGGTTTGGATGAGGCAACGCGATACGAACTTGCCACCATCGTCGATGAAGAGAGCTCCCGACTCGATTCGCTGATCGGCGAGGCGATGGAAGTGGCAGAAATTGAGGCGGATGGCATTCGCGTCCGCCCTGAACCGCTTCACACGGGCACATTCCTTGAGCAGGCCGTGGAGGAGTCGCACGATCAACTTGCCACGCATCGCGTTACCATCATCGTCCAGCAACCGGACAATCCGGTCTGGTTTGATCCCCATGTGATTGGCCGCGTGCTGCGCCATCTGCTTGAAAACGCTGCCAGATATACGCCTCCGAACAGCCGTATTGTACTGCGCAGCCGCCGTTCTCTCGGAAAGGTCGAATTTCTGGTCGAAGATGATGGCCCCGGAATTGACCCGCACGATCTTCCGCTCATCTTCGACAAGTTCTATCGCGGTAAACAGAGCGTAACAACGGCCAAGGGTTCGGGCATGGGACTCTCGATCACCAGGGCTCTCATGACTGCTCACGGCGGCGCTATCGATGTGGAAAGCACACCCGGCCGTGGGACTACATTTCGAATTTGGATACCGCTGGTCGAAAAATCGCCAAACGCAGGCGCGGTCGCCGAAGCGGAGACCTCACCCAGCGACCAAGGTCAGGGAACGACCGTCCCCGCAGCAACTAAGGAAGCGGCGCATTCGGTCGCAACTCTGGCAACGGCAGCCATGCATCCATTCCGGAGGAAATCAGATCCTGTCTGA
- a CDS encoding TonB-dependent receptor translates to MNALQSASKARILFFAFAVLVLPTFLHAQLVGGTIAGDVVDPKDASVVGATVQIRNEETGGVRQLITAQGGAFSAPSIPVGTYSITVNREGFAPLKRTGIALTVGQSIQLHLALSVGNVEQVVTVVDTPAAIDTSTLQTQGLVDERQVKELPLNGRSFDQLLQLNPASVSYTTQRSGGVGTSNSSVGNMYSISGRRPQDNLFLLNGIEYTGASLINVTPGGTSGQLLGVEAVREFNVVTDTYGANYGKRTGAQISIITGSGSNQVHGSVYEFLRNSALDARNYFDQAQIPEFQRNDFGAAFGGPLRRDKLFGFANYEGYRQHLGLSDVTFVPDAAARAATVASVQPLLALWPVGTKELGGGIAEAFSNPPQHVREDFGTTRIDDNLSQKDLLFGVYTVDDSDATTPSANPYSSIYERLREQVVSAQEQHVFSPSLLNTLRIGYSRADFSFQSIVAGGVPGWVGNGPVGAVVISGSTASNGASQITLAGANTGSNNLTARNLFTVDDHIYWTHRTHQIEAGVWLQRLQSNDFLAQDQYGQASFSTLSTFEAGTVSKYTIVPSPTELGWRSLFAAGFIEDAWKATPKLEVRAGFRFESSNGWNEAQNRASNYGFTDGVINTTPTVGGSALSDNRAKFLPEPRVGFAYDPFGKSKTVIKSSFGVHRALLDTLDYRLDQTAPYNTTLSYSNTTVSKLQALSLASAPGGLVSPSNVQPNIQTPTVLAWTLKLEQEIAPLTTITVGYVGSHGYHQILSEDQNTPDSVVCPAASCPASLPAGTVYYPSTTLANPKLANSTSWVSQGISNYNALEIDVKRQFGGGLQLRGVYTYSRNLDDGSAWNTSVSSNTPAFVSFPGNPKLDHGLAATNISQAAAINGTWELPVGRGHAVLANAAPIAQDLIGGWNVSGIATLQSGFPFSPQLGYNPTGNGDTRNPARPQLNPNFSGSLYPRTANEWFNPNAFVAPYPGAFGNASRDGLTGPGLTDVDLSFAKTTTIHERLRTQFRAEYFNILNHTNFTTPNPVVFSTGPTPAKPGTAAALSPTAGVMTATATTSRQLQFALKFLF, encoded by the coding sequence ATGAACGCATTGCAATCCGCTTCCAAAGCACGAATCCTGTTCTTTGCTTTCGCCGTATTGGTCTTACCGACGTTCCTGCATGCGCAACTGGTTGGTGGAACCATCGCGGGCGACGTGGTCGACCCAAAGGATGCTTCCGTAGTCGGAGCCACGGTGCAGATACGCAACGAGGAGACAGGTGGCGTCCGCCAACTCATTACGGCCCAGGGCGGCGCATTCTCCGCGCCTTCGATTCCGGTCGGGACGTATAGCATCACGGTCAATCGGGAGGGTTTTGCTCCCCTCAAGCGTACCGGCATCGCTCTCACGGTCGGGCAGAGCATTCAACTACATCTTGCGCTCTCGGTAGGTAACGTGGAGCAAGTGGTGACGGTAGTCGATACACCCGCCGCCATCGACACATCCACGCTGCAGACGCAGGGGTTGGTCGATGAGCGCCAGGTCAAGGAGTTGCCGCTGAATGGCCGCAGCTTCGATCAGCTTCTTCAACTCAATCCGGCGTCGGTGAGCTATACGACGCAACGTTCCGGCGGCGTTGGCACATCGAATTCTTCAGTTGGCAATATGTATTCCATCTCCGGACGCCGCCCACAGGATAATCTCTTCCTGCTGAACGGCATTGAATACACAGGCGCGTCTCTGATCAACGTGACGCCCGGCGGCACGAGCGGCCAATTACTCGGCGTTGAGGCTGTGCGCGAGTTCAATGTGGTCACGGATACTTACGGGGCCAACTACGGCAAACGTACCGGCGCGCAAATCTCCATCATCACCGGGTCGGGCAGCAATCAGGTTCATGGCTCGGTGTACGAGTTTTTGCGCAACAGCGCTCTCGATGCGCGCAATTACTTCGATCAGGCGCAGATTCCGGAGTTTCAGCGCAACGACTTTGGAGCTGCCTTCGGTGGTCCGCTGCGTCGCGACAAGCTCTTCGGATTCGCGAACTATGAAGGCTATCGCCAGCACCTCGGTCTGAGCGATGTCACCTTTGTTCCCGATGCGGCAGCCCGTGCGGCAACGGTCGCCAGCGTTCAGCCGCTGCTGGCTTTGTGGCCCGTCGGAACGAAGGAGCTGGGCGGTGGAATTGCCGAGGCTTTTTCCAATCCGCCGCAGCATGTTCGGGAAGACTTCGGTACGACACGCATCGATGACAACCTTTCGCAAAAGGACTTGCTCTTCGGTGTCTACACCGTGGATGACAGCGACGCAACAACGCCTTCGGCGAATCCGTACTCATCGATCTATGAACGCCTGCGCGAACAGGTGGTGAGCGCGCAGGAGCAGCACGTCTTCTCGCCGAGCCTGCTGAATACGCTCCGCATCGGTTACTCACGGGCAGACTTCTCCTTTCAGAGCATTGTTGCGGGTGGAGTGCCGGGCTGGGTCGGCAACGGCCCAGTGGGCGCGGTCGTCATATCGGGCAGCACTGCATCGAATGGCGCTTCGCAGATCACGCTGGCGGGTGCGAACACGGGCAGCAACAACCTGACCGCGCGCAATCTTTTCACGGTCGATGATCACATTTACTGGACGCATCGAACTCACCAGATCGAGGCCGGCGTGTGGCTGCAGCGGCTACAATCCAATGACTTCCTGGCGCAGGATCAATACGGACAGGCTTCGTTCTCGACGCTCAGTACCTTCGAAGCAGGGACCGTCTCGAAGTACACCATCGTCCCGTCGCCCACCGAGTTGGGCTGGCGTTCTCTTTTTGCTGCGGGCTTTATCGAAGACGCCTGGAAGGCTACTCCGAAGCTTGAGGTGCGAGCCGGCTTCCGCTTTGAATCCTCAAATGGCTGGAACGAAGCCCAAAACCGCGCCTCCAACTACGGATTCACCGACGGCGTAATCAACACGACTCCCACGGTCGGCGGTTCAGCGCTTAGCGACAATCGCGCCAAGTTCCTGCCCGAGCCGCGAGTCGGTTTCGCGTATGATCCTTTTGGGAAAAGCAAGACGGTGATCAAGAGCAGCTTTGGAGTGCATCGCGCACTGCTCGATACTCTCGATTACCGGCTCGACCAGACAGCGCCGTACAATACCACGCTCTCTTATAGCAACACCACAGTAAGCAAGCTGCAGGCGCTGTCGCTTGCCTCTGCGCCCGGTGGACTGGTGTCCCCGAGCAACGTGCAGCCGAATATTCAGACGCCTACTGTGCTGGCGTGGACATTGAAGCTGGAGCAGGAGATAGCGCCGCTCACCACCATCACGGTCGGCTATGTCGGTTCGCATGGCTATCACCAGATCCTTTCCGAAGACCAGAACACACCCGATTCGGTCGTCTGCCCGGCAGCTTCGTGCCCTGCATCCCTTCCGGCGGGAACTGTCTACTATCCATCGACTACACTCGCCAATCCGAAGCTGGCCAACTCGACCTCCTGGGTTTCGCAAGGCATCAGCAATTACAACGCGCTGGAGATCGATGTGAAGCGTCAGTTTGGTGGAGGACTGCAATTGCGCGGCGTCTATACGTATTCGCGGAACCTCGACGACGGCTCGGCATGGAACACCAGCGTCTCGTCCAACACCCCGGCGTTCGTTTCGTTTCCCGGGAATCCCAAGCTGGACCACGGCCTGGCCGCAACCAACATCAGCCAGGCAGCGGCCATCAACGGCACCTGGGAGTTGCCTGTGGGTCGCGGTCACGCCGTGCTGGCCAATGCCGCTCCGATTGCGCAGGACTTGATCGGAGGATGGAACGTGAGCGGCATCGCCACGCTGCAAAGCGGTTTTCCGTTCTCGCCCCAGCTTGGCTACAACCCAACTGGCAACGGAGACACCCGCAATCCGGCTCGCCCGCAACTGAATCCTAACTTCAGCGGTTCGCTCTATCCAAGGACTGCGAATGAATGGTTCAACCCAAATGCCTTCGTCGCGCCTTATCCTGGCGCCTTTGGCAATGCCAGTCGCGACGGACTGACTGGTCCTGGCCTGACCGATGTGGATCTATCCTTTGCGAAGACCACCACGATTCATGAACGGCTGCGAACCCAATTTCGTGCGGAGTATTTCAATATTCTCAACCACACCAACTTCACCACGCCAAACCCCGTGGTCTTCAGCACCGGCCCCACGCCGGCGAAGCCGGGCACGGCTGCGGCGCTTTCGCCGACAGCGGGTGTAATGACCGCGACGGCGACCACTTCACGCCAGCTTCAATTTGCCTTGAAGTTTCTTTTCTAG